The genomic interval CCAAGCCATTCGGGATGGGCAAGCATTCGCGCCGAGATAGTGCAGCTCAACATGCACTACGCGCGAACGCATGTGAAAAAGCCGCTCATCGTCGGTGAAGTCGGGTGGGAGACGTTGGGCGGCCATCATTACGAGGACCTCCAGCGCATGGCATTTTGGCTGGCCATGCTGAACGGGGCGGCGGGCTTCGCCTACGGCAACGCGATCACTGGTCTCGCATACGATGTCGATAAGCCATTCCACCGTATCCGCTTCTCGTTTTTGCGATGGGACGAGGCGATGAATTTTCCCGCCTCCAACCAATTGGGCATCGCCGCGGCATTGCTGCAAGGATATCCATGGCAGCGCCTTGAGCCTCGTCCAGATTGGATCTCTCCCGGCGGTCCGACTTTTCTCGACCCGCAGAGCGAAGTCGGCGGCTTCGACATCGATCTCATTGGATCACTAGGCAAACGTCCAGAAGCGCTCGATCGGGAATTCCCGAGTGGCGCGTGGCAAACGCGCGATGCGGATTTCCGCTTGCCATACGCGGCAGGAATTCCTGGCACGCTTCGCATCATCTATATCCCATCGACCGGTTTCCCCGGCGTCGGAAGTCCAACCGTGCTCAAGCTCGAGCCTGGCATTGTTTATCGTGCCTATTATTGGGAACCCACGCTGGGCGTAAAGGTGGACTTAGGGAAGGTGGAGGCAGGAAAGGCCGGAGAGGTCGTGCACACGGACACGTTTGAAGCGGGGTCCGTAAACTGGGACCACGCCCTTGGGCGCAGTGAATGCACCGCCCGCGGACTTCTAACGCGTGAGAAGACACTGCTTGTACTTCGTAACGTGTGGGAAACCGATGCCTTGGTGTCGGTCGAGGCGGAAACGAACGCGGATGTGGGCTTGGTTCTTCGCTACCGAGATTCGGACAACTACACTGTCGCGACCTACTATGCTCGAACACAATCGATAGGCGTCGTTGTTCGCCGGGATGGAACGGACAGTGGATTGCTTGGCCGCACACCTATTCCTTTTAAGGTCGATGCGCGCGCGCGCCTTTGCGTTGAGGTGAAAGGCAATTCAGCGATTGTCTCGCTAGTCGATGAGCGGGAGATAGCGACTTCGCCTATTGTCGACATTGCACCGCTCCATGCCCCAAGCGATGTGGCCCCTGCGTTCAAACCGGGACGAGTAGGGTTGCTCGCATCGGATGACCAGAGTCAATGCTTCACCAAGTTTGAAGTGCGCCGCTGCGCGGTTCGCGATAGCGACGAAACGCTTGATCGCGAACTCTACGATGCGCGAGGGACATATCGTGGCGCGCTACGAGGGAAGAACTGGGACGCCTATGGCCGGAACAAAGACATCTTGTTGGATGCCTACCGC from Terricaulis silvestris carries:
- a CDS encoding DUF5060 domain-containing protein, whose protein sequence is MFEATFESAKSYENPFRDVDLDVHFTDGTQSWRVPAFWRGANRWGVRFAPPSAGRYSYRIQCSDLKNGDLNQSDQIVEVDAYEGPNRLLKRGPFRVSASGRFFEHRDGTPFYWLGDTWYTGLSDRLSWEAFQTLTADRKAKGYSAVHIAVMTVSNEEDAPFDPGFCNEGGRAWDAGFERLNPAFFDYADRRIAHLVEAEIAPVIFGAWRQALAQMGLETAKKFWRYIIARYGAYPVFWVAGGEVYDNVNDPRRGVVGWTDLVRYIRETDPYHHPLAVHELPPSMDTAITDESLSDFDLFQPSHSGWASIRAEIVQLNMHYARTHVKKPLIVGEVGWETLGGHHYEDLQRMAFWLAMLNGAAGFAYGNAITGLAYDVDKPFHRIRFSFLRWDEAMNFPASNQLGIAAALLQGYPWQRLEPRPDWISPGGPTFLDPQSEVGGFDIDLIGSLGKRPEALDREFPSGAWQTRDADFRLPYAAGIPGTLRIIYIPSTGFPGVGSPTVLKLEPGIVYRAYYWEPTLGVKVDLGKVEAGKAGEVVHTDTFEAGSVNWDHALGRSECTARGLLTREKTLLVLRNVWETDALVSVEAETNADVGLVLRYRDSDNYTVATYYARTQSIGVVVRRDGTDSGLLGRTPIPFKVDARARLCVEVKGNSAIVSLVDEREIATSPIVDIAPLHAPSDVAPAFKPGRVGLLASDDQSQCFTKFEVRRCAVRDSDETLDRELYDARGTYRGALRGKNWDAYGRNKDILLDAYRPERPPFPQDWVLVLEAI